A genomic region of Thunnus maccoyii chromosome 13, fThuMac1.1, whole genome shotgun sequence contains the following coding sequences:
- the drd1b gene encoding dopamine receptor D1b yields the protein MDQNFSTVRDGKQLLPERDSSKRVLTGCFLSLLIFTTLLGNTLVCVAVTKFRHLRSKVTNFFVISLAISDLLVAILVMPWKAATEIVGFWPFGAFCNVWVAFDIMCSTASILNLCVISVDRYWAISSPFRYERKMTPKVACLMISVAWTLSVLISFIPVQLNWHKAQTTSYAELNGTYPGDLPPDNCDSSLNRTYAISSSLISFYIPVAIMIVTYTRIYRIAQKQIRRISALERAAESAKNRHSSMGNSSNIDSESSFKMSFKRETKVLKTLSVIMGVFVCCWLPFFILNCMVPFCEPNLPDGTTDFPCISSTTFDVFVWFGWANSSLNPIIYAFNADFRKAFSILLGCHRLCPGSNAIEIVSINNNMGAPTSNPNCQYQPKSHIPKEGNHSASCVIPHSILCQEEELQKKDGCVGEIEVGMVNNAMEKLSPAISGNLDSDTEVTLEKINPITQNGQHKALSC from the coding sequence ATGGATCAGAATTTCTCAACGGTTCGAGATGGCAAGCAGCTGCTACCAGAGAGAGACTCGTCCAAACGTGTGCTGACAGGAtgcttcctctccctcctcatctTCACCACGCTGCTAGGCAACACgcttgtgtgtgttgctgtcacCAAGTTCAGACACTTGCGGTCGAAGGTCACTAACTTCTTTGTCATCTCCCTGGCCATCTCTGACCTTCTGGTAGCTATCTTGGTAATGCCGTGGAAGGCGGCGACAGAGATTGTGGGGTTTTGGCCATTTGGCGCCTTCTGCAATGTCTGGGTGGCGTTTGACATCATGTGCTCCACTGCCTCTATCTTGAACCTGTGTGTGATTAGTGTGGACCGATACTGGGCCATCTCGAGCCCATTCCGCTATGAACGCAAGATGACCCCTAAAGTGGCGTGTCTGATGATCAGTGTGGCGTGGACCCTGTCTGTTCTCATCTCCTTCATTCCTGTTCAGCTCAACTGGCACAAAGCTCAGACAACCAGCTACGCAGAGCTGAATGGAACATACCCTGGCGATCTGCCCCCTGACAACTGCGACTCCAGCCTTAACAGGACCTACGCTATCTCCTCCTCCCTTATCAGCTTCTACATCCCTGTGGCTATTATGATCGTCACCTACACCCGGATCTACCGCATCGCCCAGAAACAGATACGGAGAATATCTGCTCTGGAGCGGGCAGCTGAGAGTGCCAAAAACCGTCACAGCAGCATGGGGAATAGTTCGAACATAGACAGTGAGAGCTCATTCAAAATGTCGTTCAAACGAGAAACCAAAGTCTTAAAGACGCTCTCAGTCATCAtgggagtgtttgtgtgctgctggCTGCCCTTCTTTATCCTTAACTGCATGGTGCCATTCTGTGAGCCGAACTTGCCGGACGGTACCACTGACTTCCCCTGTATCAGCTCCACCACCTtcgatgtgtttgtgtggttcgGCTGGGCAAACTCCTCGCTCAACCCCATCATCTATGCCTTCAACGCTGACTTCCGCAAGGCCTTCTCCATCCTGTTGGGCTGCCACCGGCTCTGCCCGGGGAGCAACGCCATCGAGATCGTCAGTATTAACAACAACATGGGCGCCCCTACCTCGAACCCCAACTGTCAGTATCAGCCCAAGAGTCACATCCCAAAAGAGGGCAACCACTCAGCCAGCTGTGTGATTCCCCACAGCATCCTGTGTCAGGAGGAGGAGTTACAGAAGAAGGACGGATGTGTGGGGGAGATCGAGGTGGGGATGGTAAACAACGCCATGGAAAAACTCTCCCCAGCCATCTCTGGGAATTTAGACAGCGATACTGAGGTCACGCTGGAAAAGATCAATCCCATAACACAGAACGGACAGCATAAAGCACTGTCATGTTGA